From the Actinomycetes bacterium genome, one window contains:
- a CDS encoding response regulator, whose translation MGDVVLIADDEEDIVRFVEINLRLEGFEVVVAHDGEDALDKALEVLPDLILLDAMMPRRDGYEVCARLRADPRSAHIPVIMLTAKSLEADRVLAQTVGADDCVIKPFDPAQLVAKIKARLRQARAGVSPIW comes from the coding sequence GTGGGCGACGTAGTACTCATCGCCGATGACGAGGAGGACATTGTCCGCTTCGTCGAGATCAACTTACGCCTGGAGGGCTTCGAGGTCGTGGTCGCCCATGACGGGGAGGACGCGCTCGACAAGGCCCTTGAGGTGCTCCCAGACCTCATTCTGCTCGACGCCATGATGCCCAGGAGGGACGGCTACGAGGTATGCGCCAGGCTGCGGGCGGACCCGCGCAGCGCCCACATCCCCGTCATCATGCTCACCGCCAAGTCGCTCGAGGCCGACCGGGTGCTCGCCCAGACCGTGGGCGCGGACGACTGCGTCATCAAGCCCTTCGACCCCGCCCAGCTGGTCGCCAAGATCAAGGCCCGCCTTCGGCAGGCGCGGGCCGGCGTGTCGCCGATCTGGTGA